Sequence from the Uloborus diversus isolate 005 chromosome 8, Udiv.v.3.1, whole genome shotgun sequence genome:
acagttggttaacagctcattttaaagagaattgtatgagctttaatttgacatgcaacttgcatatttctcttgaatttttaatattttttttaaattttagaatttaaaatttaaattttttaaaagttagtatcttttaaaaattttgaaaaaaaatttgttttttaatatgttttaataaatacatcctataaaaatttcagagtggggacatgatgggatcagcagttatagcaaataatgtgcaatgacactttttttgtaaaaaaaaaaattatatatatatatatatatatatatatatatatatatatatataattatatatatatatatatatatatatatatatatataattatatatatatatatatatatatatatatatatatatatatatatatatatatatatataattttttttccctgaaagttTCATGGAAATCTGAGATGgtcattttgagtgattggttgatttgacatggaatgacccatgtaTCTCATTCTTCATTAACATTTGCAacgtttttcaacatttttttttttaaattttagttcttaAAAGCTCATTGTTTTTACATTGTAGCTGTCCATGGCATGAATTTCTCCATCACTAATTACTCCATGTGCAATTAATAGGAAAAAATGGACCAAACTTACTCATTTAGTTCTGAATTATCATACTTTCTGCTCTTATATTGCCCGCTGCAAAACCAAagcaaaattgatcttaattttaaataaagtgtCAATCAGTGTAACTGTCTGAATTTTTCATTGGTTGTAATTGGATGCTTCACTTaacaaatcgattaactccataaaacaaaaagtcgagaaaagtgatgaagaagataatgttatccataggagtgctcgtgttacattttctgccatcgcaggatcagaaatgtactgaaccaaaagtttaatataaattcacattctaagcattgattaagcactattaaagcggaaatgaggattttttttaaaaagtggagttaatcgatttggcaactgacgCATCCAATTATTTAGTCAGTCAAGATAAACCTCTAGGGTGGTTCAaatatacatgtaaaaaaatagcttctgacacccctcaatatttttagacttgtggatagtaatattctggaagaattttagcttcctatttcaactaaaagagggtgttcaaccccctcccctaaaCTTAATACATATGGGAAGGGGGGcttaaaaaaacaatgctacatattataatatacatgaGTAATATACATATACgttgcaataaaattattatttataagaaAATAGCTAGGgatattaaatgtttctaaatttgtgacattttctatgctacagctaatgttaaattaaggggtcattgagcaccctcttaaaatttaagaagctaaaacttttactaaGAAGGAGACGACATGACTGTGGGGTTGGAgatttgcgtcaatttttttttgtggtggaAGAGGACCCCTAGTACCTTACGTAGTTAAAGTAATATGATGCAATACTcggaaaattatgagaaaaatagatttaaagtcgccatggagtctcctagataccttatgagtttaaaatgtcagtctcttGACGAGCCACCCCTAGCCTAGTTGGTTAAAGCGCGATCTTGTGCTCCAGAGATAGCACGATCGAATCCCACTCTGGAtccttttctctcctttttttgctgtcacaacaattagtggtaacgcttttcacccctatattactttctgaaatttatttttgccaaagttcgcaaactttttcattcactgaaaaacattcttgctctTTATTCTGTATGGTTTGTTTTGCTtagtaaaggtttttgacctgTGGTCCCCTTAAGGGACATCTGCTCATAAGACTGCGTGACCCTGTGAGAATTGCACTgcagttaatttttctatttcgtgGTGAACGTGAACCTATGTGTCTATTCCATTAAACACAAAGTTATCGTACagtcaaaagtaaaaatgttggCTGAAGAAGTTGCTGGCTCTTCTGGAACAGGAGAGGAAATTCCCAAAGAATCCATGTACAATGCACTCCCTTGGTGCAGCCTTTTGATGTTTACATCTGCAGAcaagtcaaaaatttcaaaaaacgctTGCAAAATTGCAGCAAGTTGTTagagcaaaatagaaaaattatttcccGTGAAgattgtattaaaattaattcaattattcACCATCAATTATCGTCACTAATATTCCGAGACATGATTCAATGTGCCTGGTTTGCGTCTAAATTATCcactattcaaaatattttcatgaatgttaATGAAGTATGTTTTTCTACTGATATATAGCAAATTCCCTGCAATtgttaaaaatacgctttcaTTTGTTGCGCAAGATGTcgcaaaaattattactttgtttGTTTCTATGATAACTACACAGCAGTTTTTGtacataatcattaaaaaaaatcgaatttttccttatctttggcaaaaattaatttcagaaagtaatataggggtgaaaagcgtAACCACAaattgttgtgatagcaaaaaGAAAGTGAGAAAAAAGTCTAGAGTGGGATTCGATCGGGCTATCTCTGGAGCACAATATCAcgccttaaccaactaggctagcTGCGGCTTGTCAaaagactgacattttaaactcgTAAGGTGCCTAGGAGACTCCATGGCaactttaaatcgatttttctcataattttctgagtattacGTCGAATTACTTTGACCACGTAAGGTACtaggggtcctctttcaccacaaaaaaaaaaaaaaaaaaaatgatgcaaatctccgaccccacgatcgtgccgtctccttgtaagtccaaaaaaaaaaaagagaatcccACCCCCCAGTTGTGGATTTGAATCAAGGATTATTGTAGCAGATTAAAATAGGTTTAGAATTTCATCTTTAGAAAATGGTTTAAGACTTAAATGCAAGTAACTTAAAACCTTTTTCCTTAGGTTCGTACTAGATTTCCACCCGAGCCAAACGGCATTTTGCATATTGGTCATGCAAAAGCtatcaacatcaactttggttaTGCTAAAGCCCATGATGGAATCTGCTTTTTAAGGTTTGATGATACCAATCCAGAAAAAGAGGAGGAGAAGTTcttcaatgaaataaatgagATGGTCAGGTGGTTAGGTATGAAACATCAATACTCTAGCACTGTTAAAATATGTAGGGAAgtattactaaaatatttttttggactAGGAACCCTTAAAGAAGTATATGAAATGAAATTATGTGTGCACTGTAACAGTtcatattgattttcttttttggaacatTCTTTTCACTATTGTGGTTTGTCCCTTTTCTCTAAGtgataggaatttaaaaaaatttgtttttgaaggaAGGGTTTGGCTGTTACATGCCTTTTAATGCTTCGATTAGTTTCCATCTTTAAAGTTTGTTGCTAAATGGGCAAAAAGCATTTGATTGCTAAAAAGTTTAGGatgttcaaaatttctttttttttctttttttttaaataaaaatcttgcagattattatttaaaatttgttgcCCCAAAGCAAACATCTAGAATTATTTATACCAGATAAttgattataattttattaatgatgatatataaaatcaaaaacaatttttaggatTTCTGTGGGGGAGAAATCTTAAGATACATTGCCTTGGCATCAAATTTACTTTGGCAGAATTCAACTGCAGTAGTAAAAGTACCACATTACCAGTCTATTTGAGAAAGAGTTTCTCAATTCAATGTTGTTAAGCTTGAAATTAcattagcaactttttttttttttttgaaaaagtacaaTGTTAATTGATTATGAAATGTTATTCTTAGTTTGATTCTCATTTCTCCTCATGGATCTAATCCTTTTAAACTCATTAAcccttttgattttatttataatcCATTGCAGGACAAAAATGTTTATTGTACTACCGtgttttaaagtataaaagaaagtatgaaatatttctaGGGTATGTTCCATCATTTGTTACTCATTCTTCTGACTATTTTGATCAGCTGTATGATTTTGCTTGCGAACTTATTAAGAGAGACTTAGCTTATGTCTGCCATCAAAAGCAAGAAGATATTAAAGGGTTTAACCCACCACCTTCTCCATGGCGAAACCGTCCAGTAGAAGAAAGTTTGCAGCTGTTTCAGGTataatttattgcttcatttctATCAGTCATGTGCTGTAGCATTGAATtttgtaaaccaaaaaaaaaaaaaaaagattattaataCAAAGGATTTTTTACATTCTTAATTTTGTACTTCACTTTGTTTAGGATATGAAACATGGGAAAATTAATGAAGGCGAAGCAACTCTGCGTATGAAGTTAACTCTTGAAGAGGGAAAGCAAGATCCAGTGGCCTATaggattaaattttttgcacatcATCGAACGGGAAATAAGTGGTAATTAGATAAATTACATCCACTTTTGAGTAATTGTATCGGTAATAAATAATTGCAGACCTACCAACTTGTACAAAAAATTAGTGCCTTGATTTAGGATGCCATGAGTGTGTCCAAAACTTGCAATGATCTTTTTTTTCCAATCCTACGAAAAATTTCAATCGCTAAAGTAAAAATCCCTTTTATAATCATTTAGATAATTTTACTTTTGTGTTTAATAAATTTCagaatttctgtttaaaaataaacaaattaatttatcaTAATAAATGATTccaaataagaaattaaatattttttcaaaaaaaaaaaaaaactgttgtccttatgtaaatttaaatgtaaaatattcattgCTTCAGTAACAAAATTTGCTGttgcaaaattgcttaaatttgctGTAGAACTCTAATTTAGGTTTCTAAAAGTTAGTTAATTCTGATTTGTTGCAATTGACTAAACCTTTAGCAATAGGTTATTGAAACTACATGAATAAAtaatgcaatctttttttttctttgtttctgtaCCATTTGCTTCCATATTGCACTCTTGATTATCCATGGTCTTTCAcacgtttaaaaacattttttggctaTGGTTAcctgaatgtagataaatgcatcCCTGTAACTTAACTAGTGGaaaacctgtttttagtcatCCATATTTATTTCTTCCAATCACTTCAAACTTCAAAGTTAACCAAAATCTGACCAGTAAAACCTGATTTTTACAGGGTTCGTAcaagtcatggaaatcctggaaagtcatggaaaaaaaataacagaatttcagacctggaaaagtcatggacaattgaagttttcattgaaagtcatggaaatttatctcaagtcatggaaaaaaaaattcctggacaaagagaaagtaacagtagctaaaggagcattagaaatcttgagtgatttagcagtatagcacataaaaactattaaaagtggaaaattgaacgatccaaaaatcaaatctgaatttcgaaatctcattgcatccacttctgtcgcagccgcttgccattttttgcgatatgattttactgcctggacatcacttattttgaatattctgtaattttaaacatgtcttatgtttcatattctgtagtagcaaaatttcacgttcttagttttgccacacccactcaaaaaaaagcaattcaattgcatgcgagttcgattccatcactcgtaaggactttattaataaatttatcagtgtttatcttaatttgtttaatgttttagaaaataaagatcttaagccAGGCGATATAATACAGAAaaaggggaattctaatgctctaaaacagtaatGCCCAACGTACGGCACACAAAACCAATCCAtgtgacccactgctacgttcaatgtcgggagttaaacatgttctggaatttctgaacctattaatttatttgcatttgaaaatatgcaaatttgtaaacaaaacaaatatacgtttgaatcagaagattgattcatttctgaatggttttttttcaaaaaagatctggtttagaaacataaagaactaaactatgtggctttacttcaaagaaccaaaatactgtcaagttacatggatgattaaaggcactgttgacactaaaaggtaacttttggagcaaatttattgaaacttagtgatgactcattcaacctttgtcccattcaatatcattctgcctgttttttgaaaaaaatatcaggcatttaagcatcatcatattcacttcactgcatttttactttacttaaatttatatgataaagacaaagaagaatagtttagttttttttatatgtgcacttatattttttccatttcaagtaagtgcttcaatgaggctgtggcattcatatagacgttttgctaatgctcatttccaaatattacaaagtttgagattaaatagtgctattatcttcgtgtaacgaggtcatgaaaattttccttgaagtcatgaaaaagtcttggaaaagtcatggaattttttcatccaagtAGAGTATGAACCCCGTTTTTAGATCTGCACTATGAGTGTAAACGAATGACCAGACCAGTTTTGTTTGGAAAAATTCCCTTCTCCTATACGGTTTTGGTGTAACCAAGCTTGATCTGTTTCAGTTAATTCATTAGCTCATATCTGCTATTAGTTAGCTCATGTTTGTGTGTAATCTGTTTGTAATAATGAACCTTGTTTAGCtttcatattcatttttacaCATACTCAGTGGCGTACATAGCACTCCTACCACCCTCgcagggggggggagaagggggtAAGAGGTATGAGGGCCCtcgttctggaaaaaaaaactatgttaaaattttaaaaaaacaatcttatGGGAGGCGCACATATAACACTTGCGAGGAGATGTACTGAAGTCTATGTACGCTATTAAACGCACTGTTATAATTTCTAGGTttagtttaaatgtatgcaagtgctattgaatttttaaagctaTTCCATGCACTATTATTGATTATACCTAGTTTGCGCATTATCCCTGAAATTCGCTTATCCTCGGTTACTGTGCCACTTTATTCCACAAATAGTCCGGAGTTTACTGTATAATTTTTTCATAACTTAGTCTTTGTTTtatcacaaaattaatattgctataaattattttacaattgtAATCataataattgctaaaaatgCTAGTAAAAGCAactaactaaaaaataataatataaaattataaatggtaaGTGTTAATATAAAAGAATGAACTTACACGGTGCTAAAGTCATATCTTTAATTCCATTTTAAGTGATTACagtggcaatatattttttttattgcaatcatAATCAGTTAATTACAAATTAACTGTAAAgacatcatttattttataagttttaattaCTGTAGGTCTCTTCTTAGCTTTCTATGAACTGTCTATTGTTGATAAGTGGAGGATgtttattttcatctaaaatatttttttcccctcaggTGTATCTATCCTACATATGATTTTACCCATTGTCTCTGTGATGCTATAGAAAATATAACTCATTCTTTGTGTACTAAAGAATTTCAGTCTAGGTTtgtatttttcccaaataaaagatctaataattgaaaaaattctgtGCTATGACTAAACTTTGTTGAAtctgttttcatttgtatttCAGACGTTCTTCCTACTACTGGTTATGCAATGCATTAGATATTTATTGTCCAGTGCAGTGGGAATATGGGCGTCTAAATATGCATTATACTGTGATATCTAAAAGAAAGATTGCCAAATTAATCTCAGAAGGGATCGTTAGGTTTGTATGGTTGCTTTAATACTTCCTGTGAACTAAAGGATATTCAACTAATGTTCATATATACTCTGTAAGTTAGAAAAGACGTCTAATCAAACAGTGACTTGTAAatcataaataactttaaaaggtGCAGGAATCCTCTTTCATTTTTGTGTGAACAAAAGAGTCTACCTTGAAACTGTTCACTTCCTCGAAGGAGGAAGAGATTACTCGCTCTTCCTCTGTCATGATAAAATCCAGCACCCCTTTTAAAGCAAggatgtctcccccccccccctagagcaCGGCCACACACCCTTAAGATCGCAAAGACCCTCCCTCCCCAAAAAGCCCCCCAaatgtgaaaaatacccctcaaacaaAGATTTCAATGGTGcattctgcgccatgaccctcctaGGTGAGCACCCCTGTTTAAAGAATCAATGCTGCAAACTATCTTAATCAGTTgtcctatttttttccctttactgTATGattgtttatgaatttatttagCTTAATAGCTATGGTTTTCATTTTGATCTTTTGTGAGtgatacttcaaagatttttattgggttttaatgcataaaaattcacagaaaacatatggtcgcctcagagcaacagtaggatatcttgctagtttttctgggattagatgtcttaagtTGCTCTGAAAAGATGATGTAATCAGATGATTTTAAACAGCTCTGATGTATCAAAGCTCAGCTTAATTTTTTGCtctaaatatacaaaataatgattACGGACAAAACAAAAAAGTGTATTCAATAGTTTCTGTTTTGTCAACAGCTGTTTGCTCTCATATACcaaaaatcaggaaacaaaaaattatacttttaattaTAGGCCTAGCCCGTGTCAATTCAGGCAGcaagcaaaaaattttactttcatagTCTTGGAAGTTGTTGAatttaaaatagcataaaattccGAAATAAGATACAtgtttgtatatttttgttttactaaaaaaggaaaaacaattctGGCCCAAGATATAaccattcaaaaatcattttggTCTTTATCTCTCACTTGCTATTATGGGGAAAAATAAGTCAAGTTTTTTATCCCTGAACTGGTTTACAATATTTTGACAaagatctttttatttatttatttatttatttttttaagataatgtttttgtctttaaaacaaaatgcaCCATTTGAAAATATctgcttgttttttcatttttgctccaaccttttgaaaaaatattttaaattttgatgattttttttccttaaaatagtcatgtttagaaattttaatgttattacttttaattagtGCCGTACTACTTTTCTTGAGAAGGAGAGCTCCCATTTCAAGTTAAACAGGTTTTAAgggctttgaaaaaagaaagtttttttgaatttgaaaagtaatagtatactttaaaattcaaacttttatttagtAACAAGTAGCCAACAGAAACTTTCAGCTCTGTTATACTTTGTTGCCTACTGAAACTAGTTTTACCTCATTTCAGTTTTTGTAGTGCATTAGCATGATTAGGTACGCAAAGTAATACAAATTCAAAGATCTGTGCTGTTATAAAATGCTAGACTGTATTTAAAAAGAACTGGAGTAAGATTCTGGATTATGAACTATTTTGTCAGACagcaattttcttagcataaatcAAAATAAGGTGATTATTAAAATTCCCCCAAGTTTTGTTACAAtaggcttttgattttttttcttcatgctgTTATAAATTACATTCCTTTCAACGTGGGAATGCTCTGGCAATGAAAGATAACAAAACACAACTTTACTTACATCACATGAAAATACCTTCTGTTACATTGGTAATaatcatagctagataatatagatgCACACACCGTGCATGGATAAATTTGCTACTGTGCAGATACATTTGATGTAGATGGTGCATCACCTGATAATTTTGAATTGATATCATCATTAAACAATGAAAaggtaattaatgaaaaaattcattttgctttTATGGATACCTGATTAAAGCAAAAggcatttttactaaaaattttgacCTCCCACTGTTTATTGATTTTCATACCTGCAGATACtttctatatttttcttactATGGTAATAAGTATCATGATCTTTATGTGGTATGTtcaattattttagttcatttacAATTCATTATGAAAAGTTGATCTTTTCTTTTAACAGCTTTAGGCAGTCTTAACTtcagaaataatcttaattatgctatttttctacatttttatttgtacatgGAATTTATTGATTTTGATTATAAAACTTTACCTTTTATCAGACTtaattttttctcacatttttagaGATTGGGATGATCCACGACTCTTTACGTTGACAGCTTTAAGACGTAGAGGATTTCCTCCTGAAGCTATTAATAATTTCTGTGTTGAGGTAAGCAATCATTTGGCATTATCTAACATTGCATATTACTACTGTCTTAAAAGCATATGAAACTATGAAAAACTCTTGCAAAGTTTTAATAGCGCTGTACTTTAAAATCTGCATGAACCTTGATAAATACCCTTGTTTTTCAGCTTGGTGTCACAGGTGCACAATCTGTTGTGGATCCCCAAATGCTGGAGGCCCATGTGAGAGATGTATTAAATGTTACTGCCCCAAGGTGAGTCCTTAGTTGGTATCATATTCCCATAATATTTGCTTTGTTGTTCATTGTAACAGACATCACAGAGCGTTACATtcgtgaataaaaataaaataaaatcctcaatcagttttaaaacttgttttcaaatcattaattacaattaaaaatcatACTTGCTCATGTTAGGAATGTATTTCTCTTAGCAAAAGTTGAAATAGTATTGCTGCCCATCAGATAATTTGAAGAAACTATCAGCTGAAAATGGCCAAAtgttaaaagctttttttatatatataaaataataatttacctttatatatatatatatatatatatatctgctgTTCTATTCTAAAGTATTAATACAAGCTTGAAAATTTAAGgatttttgaagaattatttttataacttgttattttgtttcataGATTCTAAATTCTGAAGTGGTGTAAAGTCAGTTTTTCTGCTTTCATACTATATAATAAAATACTTgctgtgataatgcatatcacatttttttacccatttacatttttcccatgttttcggtcattttaatcattttcttcccccattttgttgtttttttattttcttgtgcattccacgttttccccgcgttcccccgttaaatttcgcacactttacgatatcaaaatatgacttattcacttttcccatcgtttagctttttgtcaatttttcaagcgtcgatccgattttttgcatcttcttgtcggccattaaaatggcgtagcgtccccttcccttcgttgtttgggcgccaaacgcactcattggttcccgcgcatcaccgcgtacccggatctgatcgctcatttgccgattcatttttccaccccacttcactctACTTGCTGCTCTCTGTCCGCTCGGTCGCAATTTTCTGCGGCTCCGGTTTTTGTTCTACGATGGCGATAATGAAGTATCGGTGCACGGCGTCTGGGGACGGCCGTTGCTCGCCGCAAAATCGTTAATAACCTCAACATGAGGTGAAcgtttcattttttcatatatgtttaaaaaatattaatcaagaCCGTACTTCGTCGCAGCTGAAGATGAGTGCATTGATGATCCATCACCTGTTTGAATGATGGCGTCCCATGGCGGCACGCAGAGTGCACCTGAATCGTCCCCTTAATGTAACTACTTCTTCGATGATCTACATACCATGAGGTGACGGCATGGATCCGCAATTACCTTGAATGTATCCTGATTCCTTTTTAAGCGTGTGACGAGCTCAACGTTGTCACCATGGTGATTACAGCCTGCACCATTTTCGTCTCAACGTACATCGGCCTGCAACggacattttttttatcaaaagccatCCCTCGATAACATCCCACCATATTCATAGCGAACTGTACGTCCTTCttccatttcaatttaaatattccaCCACCCTCCGCGAGAACTCTACCTTTTTTTGATCGTTAACGAACTTAGCAACAAAACCCACCTCCATTCATGAACTCTTAAGTCTGTATTcctcacatttgttttttttatactaagtGAAATGTTCTGGTGATCACCACGCCTAGTGCCTATCTTCATGTCTGCTTTGAAGTAACGTTGAATAAAGAATGtatggtaattatttttgtgcttcCTATCGTCAACTAACACACCACCCCCGGGtaagtctcttttaaatttttgttcttgggcattcaaggcagtcgttggtctgaggttatgcgcggcagcgatgcttccacttccacggcctaaaatcGCTTTCTCTTTGGTTTTCGtatgatttctcaaaattaatCGCGCGCAACATGACAAAATGGCGCCGTTTTTGACCAGGTCTTGAATGCCTTCTTTTTTCTGAAGTTGAATGCATATgcacttttgttgtttttttcatatGGCTTTTTGTATTTCTGTGATGTTAATGGGGggatatattaattttatatttttaatttagttcaaaaatttgatgtcaatttttattttattagttgcatTTATTCTCATGTGTGCATGTGCTTTcaacaatatttgcatttaaaaatttttgtttctcatgatTGCACCGTGTGAATTAAGTGAAAATTATATTAGATGCTCATTGATTTTTGTGCTAAAGTAAAAGACGGCACATTTGTTGCCATGTCAACTGATAGTACTCAAACCGACCCACCCCAAGGTGTGAATATGGCCAATGAGTCACCTCAAGGTGCTGTGGCGAGTAGGAATTTTAACTTCCCT
This genomic interval carries:
- the LOC129228147 gene encoding probable glutamine--tRNA ligase, giving the protein MDGDLKVLSKLNIIGLSEQKAKETVKNEKLCSDLIQTIELAEKHSSNEISKATGNLLYHIATKLKPQIRSKMSLLVQYVAEGKIDSEIKLNAAMSYLINNASKDVNVKEFEKQSGVGVSVSPEEIEKAVEKVISAHKQELVEKRYSYNTGLLMAEARKALPFADGKFIKSEVEMQVLDILGPKTEADNTKPSKAKAKDKKETITEVTVKPVEVKEHSITQVMKKLNFHKPGENYKADGYVITPNTMKLLQKHLSETKGQVRTRFPPEPNGILHIGHAKAININFGYAKAHDGICFLRFDDTNPEKEEEKFFNEINEMVRWLGYVPSFVTHSSDYFDQLYDFACELIKRDLAYVCHQKQEDIKGFNPPPSPWRNRPVEESLQLFQDMKHGKINEGEATLRMKLTLEEGKQDPVAYRIKFFAHHRTGNKWCIYPTYDFTHCLCDAIENITHSLCTKEFQSRRSSYYWLCNALDIYCPVQWEYGRLNMHYTVISKRKIAKLISEGIVRDWDDPRLFTLTALRRRGFPPEAINNFCVELGVTGAQSVVDPQMLEAHVRDVLNVTAPR